The following coding sequences lie in one Arachis ipaensis cultivar K30076 chromosome B05, Araip1.1, whole genome shotgun sequence genomic window:
- the LOC110262655 gene encoding putative pentatricopeptide repeat-containing protein At1g12700, mitochondrial: protein MMLRSSTKASLRFFRQQSQFGTLSHPKPFLFPTDTDVIKDRYHLVKSIRNLQNLDSALHLFHKIVSMKPLPSVKDFNLLFSSIVKMKHYTAAISLIKHLFSLGLKSDIYTLSIVVNCLCRLNHTPFAFSVVGTMFKIGLEPNVVTFSTIVNGLCIEGNVDYAILFVDHMDNMGYQPDGHTIGAIINGLCKMGDTPAAIAILRKTETRNCKARVTVAGYTTIVDSLCKDGMVSEALSLFSEMTTKGLQPDTITYNRLIQGLCTFSRWQEAASLLSERKRKGIMPDTHTFTILMDALCKEGKISSARAILGQMVRMGKEPDVVTYNSMIAGYCFQSQMEEAMKVFDLMVHKGCVPNVCTYTSLIHGWCKIKSIDKAIYLLDEMVHKGLNLNVVTWNTLIHGFCKVGKPLAAKELFFTMHKFGQYPDLSSCAIILDGLFKCHLFSDAISLFSEMEKNNLDLDIETYNVVLCGMCHAGKLNDARELFSCLPAKGLKPDLYTYTIMIQGLCREGLLIDAEELLMHMEVDGCLPNSCTYNVLVQGLLRRNDVPKSVKYLRIMKEKGYAADARTMELLVDYLSTHKGENAFQELVRKIV, encoded by the coding sequence ATGATGTTGCGTTCATCAACAAAAGCTTCTCTGCGCTTCTTTCGGCAGCAATCTCAATTTGGTACTCTTTCTCATCCCAAACCCTTCCTTTTTCCCACTGATACTGATGTCATCAAGGACAGATATCATCTCGTAAAATCTATTAGGAATCTCCAAAACCTTGACTCTGCTTTGCATCTCTTTCACAAGATAGTTTCCATGAAGCCTTTGCCATCTGTGAAGGACTTTAACTTATTGTTTAGCTCCATTGTTAAGATGAAGCATTACACAGCTGCCATTTCGTTAATCAAACACTTGTTCTCTTTAGGACTCAAATCTGATATCTATACACTCAGTATTGTTGTCAATTGTCTGTGCCGTTTGAATCACACTCCCTTTGCCTTCTCTGTGGTGGGGACGATGTTCAAAATCGGCTTGGAGCCCAATGTGGTCACATTTAGCACCATTGTTAATGGTCTTTGTATTGAAGGCAATGTGGATTATGCTATTTTGTTTGTTGACCACATGGATAACATGGGATATCAACCCGACGGCCACACGATTGGAGCAATTATAAATGGATTGTGCAAGATGGGCGACACCCCTGCTGCCATTGCCATTCTAAGGAAGACGGAAACAAGAAACTGCAAAGCAAGGGTTACTGTTGCCGGTTATACCACAATTGTGGATAGTCTTTGCAAGGATGGGATGGTATCCGAGGCTTTGAGTCTATTCTcggaaatgacaacaaaaggtcTTCAACCCGATACCATCACTTACAATCGCTTGATTCAAGGACTCTGTACTTTCAGCAGATGGCAGGAGGCTGCGTCTTTACTGAGCGAGAGAAAACGAAAGGGAATTATGCCGGATACGCATACTTTTACTATTTTAATGGATGCTCTTTGTAAAGAGGGAAAGATTTCAAGTGCCAGAGCCATACTTGGTCAAATGGTTCGAATGGGAAAGGAGCCTGATGTTGTCACCTATAACTCGATGATTGCTGGTTATTGTTTCCAAAGTCAAATGGAGGAGGCCATGAAAGTATTTGATTTGATGGTTCACAAGGGATGCGTACCAAACGTCTGCACTTATACTTCATTAATCCATGGGTGGTGCAAGATCAAAAGCATTGATAAGGCTATTTATCTATTGGATGAAATGGTCCATAAAGGTTTAAATCTGAATGTTGTGACTTGGAATACTCTTATCCATGGATTTTGCAAAGTGGGTAAACCGTTAGCTGCTAAAGAATTGTTTTTTACAATGCACAAATTTGGTCAATATCCTGATCTATCGAGCTGTGCCATAATATTGGATGGCCTATTCAAATGTCATTTGTTTTCTGATGCAATATCATTATTTAGTGAAATGGAGAAGAATAATTTGGATCTTGATATTGAAACTTACAATGTGGTGCTCTGTGGGATGTGCCATGCTGGAAAACTAAATGATGCACGTGAACTCTTCTCTTGTCTGCCAGCAAAAGGCTTGAAACCTgatctatatacatatacaatCATGATCCAAGGTCTATGTAGGGAAGGACTTCTGATTGATGCTGAAGAGTTACTGATGCATATGGAAGTGGATGGCTGCTTGCCTAATTCCTGCACATATAATGTATTGGTTCAAGGATTACTGAGAAGAAATGATGTTCCGAAGTCAGTAAAATATCTTCGgattatgaaagaaaaaggttATGCAGCAGATGCTAGAACCATGGAATTGCTTGTAGATTACCTCTCTACGCACAAAGGAGAGAATGCTTTTCAAGAACTTGTGCGGAAAATTGTTTGA